In Desulfurococcaceae archaeon MEX13E-LK6-19, the genomic window CAGCGAGATACCCATCTATACCTCCTGGCACTACGCTACGTGGGCGTGTAGTAGATTTACTTCATGACCCTGGTAGATGGGTTCCTCTAGCAAAGGTAGTTCTTGAAAATGGAGAAGAATTCTTGATGCCAGCTGTTGAAGGAATGTATGTGAACCAAGTAATAGCTATCGGTCCTGAAGCAGAGATAAGCAACGGTAATATACTACCTGTTGGCGTGATACCCGAGGGTACACAGATCTCTAATATCGAGATAAGGCCAGGTGATGGAGGAAAACTTGCTAGGTCATCAGGAGCATATGCCGTCATTGTTGGAAGAAGCGGCTCAAAAACACTAATACAATTACCTAGCGGTAAAATAAAAGAGATACCAAATAATGCGCGTGCAACAATAGGCGTTATAGCAGGTGGTGGAAGAGAAGAAAAACCATTATTGAAGGCTGGTGCAGCATACCACAAATGGAAAGTAAAAGCGCGTAAATGGCCTAGAGTGAGAGGTGTGGCAATGAATGCTGTAAGCCACCCACATGGTGGTGGAAGTCACCAGAGCGTATCATTCCCGTCAACTGTTGCTAGAACAGCACCACCAGGACAGAAAGTCGGTCATATTGCGGCAAGAAGAACAGGTAGAAGAAAAGGCTAATTTTCTTGACTCTATTTAAACCCATATTTAAACAGCCCATGTAATGTTTGTTTTTAGATTTAATAGAACCCTAGGAAGAGATCTTATTAAGAATATTTAATTGCCTGTTTTAATTAT contains:
- a CDS encoding 50S ribosomal protein L2, whose protein sequence is MGKRILVQRMGRGSPTFRNRGHLRVGPARYPSIPPGTTLRGRVVDLLHDPGRWVPLAKVVLENGEEFLMPAVEGMYVNQVIAIGPEAEISNGNILPVGVIPEGTQISNIEIRPGDGGKLARSSGAYAVIVGRSGSKTLIQLPSGKIKEIPNNARATIGVIAGGGREEKPLLKAGAAYHKWKVKARKWPRVRGVAMNAVSHPHGGGSHQSVSFPSTVARTAPPGQKVGHIAARRTGRRKG